A region from the archaeon CG10_big_fil_rev_8_21_14_0_10_43_11 genome encodes:
- a CDS encoding DEAD/DEAH box helicase: MSKNHNYNLVVQNTESTVVAEYSPPYGKRAKTYQSEADLEKAFIKQLQTQAYEYIKITKEEDLILNLRKQLEKLNNYKFSDKEWDYFFKKELANPNQSIAEKTTTIQEDYIKILKCDNGTSKNIYLLKKDNIHSNSLQVINQYETEDGKYKNRYDVTVLVNGLPLVHIELKKRGVAIQEAFNQINRYQRESFWASSGLYEYIQLFVISNGTHTKYYSNTTRSEHIKEANRGIKKKGKRSSNSFEFTSWWADSTNRPITDLVDFTKTFFAKHTILNILTKYCVFTADKQLLAMRPYQIVATEKILNKIEVSTNYKYFGTVKAGGYIWHTTGSGKTLTSFKTAQLTSKLPFIDKVLFVVDRKDLDYQTMKEYDKFEKGAANSNTSTSILKKQLEDPNARIIITTIQKLDRFIGKNRGHKIFNGHIVLIFDECHRSQFGDMHTAIIKAFNKYHLFGFTGTPIFAVNSSSSGRVDLKTTQQAFGDKLHTYTIVDAINDKNVLPFKVDYISTFKETENIEDKKVKDIDREAVLSAPKRLSDVVNYIIEHFNQKTKRNDKSYIHNVTKNIQELVTAKDRKKVAVIKEKIRLSGFNSIFAVQSIEMAKKYYAEFEKQQKLLPEIQRLKIAAIYSFGINEEEIDGVIDENSEDTSGLDASSREFLENAIKDYNKMFKTSYNTSSDKFQNYYKDVSERVKNREIDLLIVVNMFLTGFDATTLNTLWVDKNLRLHGLLQAYSRTNRILNSIKTFGNIICFRNLEKATNESISLFGDKEASGIVLLKTYKEYYNGYENDGKTIRGYESLVEELQDKFPIGERILGEQNQKDFIKLYGGILRVRNILTTFDEFESNEILTERDVQDYHSLYIDLYNEFRKSKDTEKENINDDIVFEMELIKQIEINIDYILELIKKYHEEHTKDKEILLDINKAIDSSVELRNKKDLIHQFIESLNMKSVVDEDWQKFVEKKKIEELEKIIEDENLNHDETYRFIKNAFRDGNIPATGTAITKVLPPVSRFSKTGERTKKRETIIEKFTRFFERFFDISK; encoded by the coding sequence ATGTCAAAAAATCACAATTACAATCTTGTAGTGCAAAATACTGAAAGCACAGTTGTTGCAGAGTATTCTCCGCCTTATGGAAAAAGAGCAAAAACTTATCAAAGCGAGGCAGACTTAGAAAAAGCTTTCATCAAACAATTACAAACGCAAGCTTACGAATATATTAAAATAACTAAAGAAGAAGATTTAATTTTAAACCTAAGAAAGCAATTAGAAAAATTAAACAATTACAAGTTTAGTGATAAAGAATGGGATTATTTTTTCAAAAAAGAATTAGCAAATCCAAACCAAAGTATTGCTGAAAAAACAACAACCATACAAGAAGATTATATTAAAATTTTGAAGTGCGATAATGGAACAAGTAAAAACATTTACCTACTAAAAAAAGATAATATTCACAGCAATTCTTTACAAGTAATTAATCAATATGAAACAGAAGATGGAAAATATAAAAATCGTTATGATGTAACTGTTTTAGTAAATGGCTTACCTTTAGTGCATATTGAACTTAAAAAAAGAGGAGTAGCAATACAAGAAGCCTTTAATCAAATAAATCGTTATCAAAGAGAAAGTTTTTGGGCATCAAGCGGTTTATATGAATATATTCAATTGTTTGTTATTTCCAACGGAACACATACAAAATATTATAGTAATACAACTCGTTCAGAACATATTAAAGAAGCAAATCGAGGCATAAAAAAGAAAGGCAAAAGATCAAGCAATAGTTTTGAATTTACTAGCTGGTGGGCAGATTCTACAAATCGTCCAATAACTGATTTAGTTGATTTCACAAAAACATTTTTTGCAAAACACACTATTCTAAATATTCTTACTAAATACTGTGTATTTACAGCAGATAAACAACTTTTAGCTATGCGACCTTACCAAATTGTTGCAACTGAAAAAATCTTAAATAAAATTGAAGTAAGCACAAATTACAAATATTTTGGAACTGTAAAAGCAGGAGGATATATTTGGCATACCACTGGTTCAGGAAAGACACTAACAAGTTTCAAAACAGCACAATTAACAAGCAAACTACCTTTCATTGACAAAGTTTTATTTGTTGTTGATAGAAAAGATTTAGACTATCAAACAATGAAAGAGTATGATAAATTTGAAAAAGGTGCAGCAAATAGTAACACTAGCACCTCAATTCTAAAAAAACAACTCGAAGACCCTAATGCAAGAATTATAATTACCACAATTCAAAAACTTGACCGATTTATAGGAAAAAATAGAGGACATAAAATTTTTAATGGTCATATAGTATTAATTTTTGATGAATGTCATCGTTCACAATTTGGAGATATGCATACAGCAATCATTAAAGCATTTAACAAATATCATCTTTTTGGATTTACAGGAACTCCTATCTTTGCAGTTAATTCATCTTCAAGCGGAAGAGTGGACTTAAAAACCACACAGCAAGCTTTTGGCGATAAATTACATACTTATACAATCGTAGATGCGATTAATGATAAGAATGTTTTACCCTTCAAGGTAGATTATATTTCTACATTTAAAGAAACAGAAAATATTGAAGATAAAAAGGTCAAAGATATAGATAGAGAAGCTGTTTTGTCTGCTCCTAAAAGATTAAGTGATGTTGTAAATTACATCATTGAACACTTCAATCAAAAAACCAAAAGAAATGATAAATCTTATATTCATAATGTTACAAAAAATATTCAAGAACTTGTAACTGCAAAAGATAGGAAAAAGGTTGCAGTAATAAAAGAAAAGATTCGTTTATCTGGATTTAATTCTATTTTCGCTGTTCAATCAATAGAAATGGCAAAAAAGTATTATGCTGAATTTGAAAAGCAACAAAAATTATTACCCGAAATACAAAGATTAAAAATTGCAGCAATATATAGTTTCGGCATAAATGAGGAAGAAATTGATGGCGTAATTGATGAAAATTCAGAAGATACAAGTGGATTAGATGCAAGTTCAAGAGAGTTTTTAGAAAATGCTATTAAAGATTATAACAAGATGTTTAAAACGTCTTATAATACCTCTTCTGATAAGTTCCAAAATTATTATAAAGATGTTAGCGAGCGTGTAAAAAACCGAGAAATAGATCTTTTGATAGTAGTTAATATGTTTTTAACTGGGTTTGATGCAACTACACTAAATACCCTTTGGGTAGATAAAAATTTAAGATTACATGGCTTACTCCAAGCATATTCTCGTACTAACCGTATTTTAAACAGCATCAAAACCTTTGGAAACATTATTTGCTTTAGAAACTTAGAAAAAGCAACAAATGAATCTATTTCACTTTTTGGAGATAAAGAAGCAAGTGGAATTGTTTTACTAAAAACTTACAAAGAATATTATAATGGATATGAGAACGACGGAAAAACAATAAGAGGATATGAAAGTTTAGTCGAAGAATTACAAGACAAATTTCCTATAGGTGAAAGAATACTTGGAGAACAAAATCAAAAAGACTTTATTAAACTTTACGGAGGCATTTTAAGAGTCCGTAATATTCTTACAACTTTTGATGAATTTGAGAGCAATGAGATACTAACAGAAAGAGATGTTCAAGATTACCATAGCTTATACATAGACCTATATAATGAGTTTAGAAAAAGTAAAGATACAGAAAAAGAGAATATTAATGATGATATTGTTTTTGAAATGGAACTCATCAAACAAATAGAAATAAACATTGATTATATCTTAGAATTAATTAAAAAATATCATGAAGAACACACAAAAGATAAAGAAATTCTATTAGACATTAATAAAGCAATAGATTCAAGTGTAGAACTTCGTAATAAAAAAGATCTTATCCATCAATTTATTGAATCTCTTAATATGAAATCGGTGGTAGATGAAGATTGGCAGAAATTCGTAGAGAAAAAGAAAATTGAAGAATTAGAAAAAATAATTGAAGATGAAAATCTTAATCATGATGAAACATACAGATTTATAAAAAATGCATTTAGAGATGGAAACATACCGGCAACAGGCACAGCAATAACCAAAGTTTTACCACCAGTATCTAGATTTTCTAAGACAGGAGAACGTACTAAAAAACGTGAAACTATTATTGAAAAATTCACTAGATTCTTTGAAAGATTCTTTGACATCTCAAAATAA
- a CDS encoding type I restriction endonuclease, which produces MAYNMNKIDKLINELCPEGVEFKELWEVTAWDKRFNAVDNKKQKKILSFNHISSKDLKDLEAENGNIKLLATGKFDGWTTEELAGENLNEGEVISIPSGGSASIKYFKGKFVDSGNILASSINDEILNLKYCYYFLLIKNELIESCFRGAGVKHPNMTEILKIKIPLPPLPIQKEIVKILDNFTELEAELEAELEARKKQYGYYREELLTFGDEVEFKMIKELFDFKNGLNKGKEFFGKGTPIVNFTDVFKKRSLSLIDLNGKVEVTSKEKLLYGAQKNDIFFTRTSETKEDIGMVSALLDDVEGCVFSGFVLRARPKTNLLNPKFCSYYLTSFSARKEIIRNSTFTTRALISGPKLSKIKIPLPPLKEQTRIVKILDKFDALVNDISIGLPAELKARRKQYEYYREKLLTFKEKIKEE; this is translated from the coding sequence ATGGCTTACAACATGAATAAAATTGACAAATTAATTAATGAACTTTGTCCTGAGGGAGTTGAGTTTAAGGAGTTATGGGAAGTTACAGCATGGGATAAAAGGTTTAATGCAGTTGATAATAAAAAGCAAAAAAAGATTTTGTCATTTAACCACATTTCTTCAAAAGATTTAAAGGATTTAGAAGCAGAAAATGGAAATATCAAACTATTAGCAACAGGGAAATTTGATGGTTGGACTACTGAAGAATTAGCTGGAGAAAATCTAAATGAAGGGGAAGTTATCTCGATTCCATCTGGCGGTTCTGCAAGTATTAAATATTTTAAAGGTAAATTTGTAGATAGTGGAAATATTTTAGCGAGTTCAATTAATGATGAAATTTTAAATTTAAAATATTGTTATTATTTTCTTTTAATTAAAAATGAATTAATAGAAAGCTGTTTTAGGGGAGCAGGAGTAAAACATCCTAACATGACCGAGATATTAAAAATAAAAATCCCTCTCCCCCCTCTTCCCATCCAAAAAGAAATAGTTAAAATCCTTGATAACTTTACAGAGCTGGAAGCGGAGCTGGAAGCGGAGCTGGAAGCAAGAAAGAAACAGTATGGATATTATAGAGAAGAATTATTGACTTTTGGCGATGAGGTTGAGTTTAAGATGATTAAAGAATTATTTGATTTTAAAAATGGATTAAACAAAGGAAAAGAATTTTTTGGGAAGGGAACACCAATTGTAAATTTTACTGATGTTTTTAAAAAACGATCATTAAGTTTAATAGATTTAAATGGTAAAGTAGAGGTTACATCTAAAGAAAAATTATTATATGGTGCTCAAAAAAATGATATCTTTTTTACAAGGACTTCAGAGACTAAGGAAGATATTGGAATGGTAAGTGCTCTTTTGGATGATGTTGAAGGATGTGTATTTAGTGGTTTTGTTCTAAGAGCTAGACCAAAGACAAACTTATTAAATCCTAAATTTTGTTCTTATTATTTAACTTCTTTTTCAGCAAGAAAAGAAATAATTAGAAATAGTACGTTTACTACTAGGGCACTGATAAGTGGACCAAAATTGTCAAAAATCAAAATCCCCCTCCCTCCCTTAAAAGAACAAACCCGAATAGTTAAAATCCTTGATAAGTTTGATGCTCTTGTTAATGATATTTCAATAGGTCTTCCAGCTGAACTTAAAGCTAGAAGAAAACAGTACGAATACTATCGAGAAAAGCTTTTAACTTTTAAAGAAAAAATTAAGGAAGAATGA